In Gammaproteobacteria bacterium, the genomic stretch CATACTTGGACATCAGACCGAGAAGATCCAGCAAATAATGATACCCATCTGGCAAATGCTCAGACCCGAATTACTACAACGTCCAGCAGTACTTCCACGTATCTGGGCGACATGAGATGAGGAAAACCTATGGAATTGACTCCACGCGAAAAAGATAAATTGCTGATCTTCACCGCTGCGCTACTCGCAGAAAGAAGACTGGCGCGCGGACTTAAACTCAACTATCCCGAAGCCGTCGCGATGATTACCGCGGCAATCATGGAAGGCGCTCGCGACGGAAAGACCGTTGCTGACTTGATGAACGAAGGTCGTGAAGTATTAAACGCCGATCAGGTGATGGTTGGGGTGGCTGATATGGTACACGAGGTTCAAGTGGAAGCTACTTTTCCCGACGGCACCAAACTGGTCACGGTTCACAATCCCATCGTCTAGGAAAGAGGCAGGAGAATTTTATGAAACCCGGAGAAATCATTACTGCCGATGGCGATATCGACATCAATGTCGGCCTGACAACGGTGCAGATCGATGTCGCCAATACCGGCGACCGTCCCGTACAGGTCGGTTCGCATTACCACTTTTACGAAACCAATCCAGCACTGCAGTTCGATCGTGAGGCCACCCGCGGATGTCGTCTGAATATCGCCGCCGGTACGGCGGTGCGTTTCGAACCCGGCCAGCGTCGACGCGTGGAACTGGTGAGTTATAGCGGCAGGCGACAGGTCTACGGTTTTCGTGGCGACATCATGGGACAACTGGAGGATTAATCATGGCGAAAATGTCCAGACGCGCCTATGCGGAAATGTTTGGCCCGACCACCGGCGACAAGATGCGTCTCGCCGATACTGAACTGTGGATTGAAGTTGAAAAAGATTTCACGACCTATGGCGACGAAGTCAAATTTGGCGGTGGCAAAGTCATCCGCGATGGCATGGGACAGTCGCAGGCCTGCGCCAGTGAAGTCGTTGATCTGGTCATCACCAACGCGCTGATCATCGATCACTGGGGCATCATCAAGGCCGATGTCGGCATCAAGAACGGGCGCATCGCGGCGATAGGCAAGGCGGGCAACCCGGACATACAGAACAATGTCGACATCGTCATCGGTCCGGGCACCGATGTGGTCGCCGGTGAGG encodes the following:
- a CDS encoding urease subunit beta — its product is MKPGEIITADGDIDINVGLTTVQIDVANTGDRPVQVGSHYHFYETNPALQFDREATRGCRLNIAAGTAVRFEPGQRRRVELVSYSGRRQVYGFRGDIMGQLED
- the ureA gene encoding urease subunit gamma, producing the protein MELTPREKDKLLIFTAALLAERRLARGLKLNYPEAVAMITAAIMEGARDGKTVADLMNEGREVLNADQVMVGVADMVHEVQVEATFPDGTKLVTVHNPIV